One region of Catenuloplanes indicus genomic DNA includes:
- a CDS encoding FAD-dependent oxidoreductase codes for MVNSAILTVDDDPAVSRAVARDIRRRFGDRYRVVRADSGESALAALRELKLRGDQVAVLLADYRMPHMNGIQFLEQAMDLFPRARRVLLTAYADTSAAIDAINIVDLDHYLLKPWDPPEEKLYPVLDSLLEAWLATPEAASTETRVIGHRWSEASFKVRDFLARNLVPYRWHLCDDPEGKRLMTAAGVTEEDVPIVITPEGKTLVKPSTAELAGSVGMSTTPASDFYDLVVVGAGPAGLGAAVYGASEGLRTVLIEQRATGGQAGQSSRIENYLGFPDGVSGAQLTDRARRQALKFGAELLSTREVTGLEAAGPTRVLHFHDGTKIAAHTVVLATGVSYRLLDAPGLTELTGRGVFYGSAATEAPSCTGSDVYIVGGANSAGQAALYFSRYAARVHMVIRAPDLTKSMSSYLIEQIEENEKIVVHPCTEIVSAEGDEHLERLTLRDMPTGATRTVETSWMFIFIGAEPRTDWLDGAVSRDERGYIVTGPSLITDGARPHGWTLPRDPYHLESSMPGVFAAGDVRAESVKRVASAVGEGAMAVSVIHRYLEAQ; via the coding sequence ATGGTGAACTCCGCGATCCTGACCGTGGACGACGATCCGGCGGTGTCCCGCGCGGTCGCGCGGGACATCCGCCGCCGGTTCGGCGACCGCTACCGGGTGGTCCGCGCCGACTCGGGTGAGTCGGCGCTTGCGGCGCTGCGCGAGCTGAAGCTGCGCGGCGATCAGGTCGCCGTGCTACTGGCCGACTACCGGATGCCGCACATGAACGGCATCCAGTTCCTGGAGCAGGCGATGGACCTGTTCCCGCGCGCCCGGCGGGTGCTGCTCACCGCGTACGCGGACACCAGCGCCGCGATCGACGCGATCAACATCGTGGACCTCGATCACTACCTGCTGAAGCCGTGGGACCCGCCGGAGGAGAAGCTCTACCCGGTGCTGGACAGCCTGCTCGAGGCGTGGCTGGCGACGCCGGAGGCCGCGTCGACGGAGACCCGGGTGATCGGCCACCGCTGGTCCGAGGCGTCGTTCAAGGTGCGTGACTTCCTGGCCCGCAACCTGGTGCCGTACCGGTGGCACCTGTGCGACGACCCGGAGGGCAAGCGGCTGATGACGGCCGCCGGCGTGACCGAGGAGGACGTGCCGATCGTCATCACGCCGGAGGGCAAGACGCTGGTCAAGCCGTCCACCGCGGAGCTGGCCGGCAGCGTGGGCATGTCCACCACCCCGGCGTCGGACTTCTACGACCTGGTCGTGGTCGGCGCCGGTCCGGCCGGGCTGGGCGCGGCCGTCTACGGCGCGTCCGAGGGGCTGCGCACGGTGCTGATCGAGCAGCGGGCCACCGGCGGGCAGGCCGGGCAGTCCAGCCGGATCGAGAACTACCTGGGCTTCCCGGACGGTGTCTCCGGCGCGCAGCTGACCGACCGGGCGCGGCGGCAGGCGCTGAAGTTCGGCGCGGAGCTGCTCAGCACGCGCGAGGTGACCGGGCTGGAGGCGGCCGGACCGACCCGGGTGCTGCACTTCCACGACGGTACGAAGATCGCGGCGCACACCGTCGTGCTGGCCACCGGCGTGTCGTACCGGCTGCTGGATGCGCCGGGCCTCACCGAGCTGACCGGGCGCGGGGTGTTCTACGGCTCCGCCGCGACCGAGGCGCCGTCCTGCACCGGCAGCGACGTCTACATCGTGGGCGGCGCGAACTCGGCCGGGCAGGCCGCGCTCTACTTCTCCCGGTACGCCGCGCGCGTGCACATGGTCATCCGGGCGCCGGACCTGACGAAGTCGATGTCCAGCTACCTGATCGAGCAGATCGAGGAGAACGAGAAGATCGTGGTGCACCCGTGCACCGAGATCGTCTCGGCGGAGGGCGACGAGCACCTGGAGCGCCTCACGCTGCGCGACATGCCGACCGGCGCGACCCGTACCGTCGAGACGTCCTGGATGTTCATCTTCATCGGCGCGGAGCCGCGGACGGACTGGCTGGACGGCGCGGTCTCCCGGGACGAGCGCGGCTACATCGTGACCGGCCCGTCGCTGATCACCGACGGGGCCCGGCCGCACGGCTGGACGCTGCCCCGCGACCCGTACCACCTGGAGTCGAGCATGCCGGGCGTGTTCGCGGCCGGTGACGTACGGGCGGAGTCGGTGAAGCGGGTGGCGTCCGCGGTCGGCGAGGGCGCGATGGCGGTCTCCGTGATCCACCGATACCTGGAGGCGCAGTGA
- a CDS encoding UBP-type zinc finger domain-containing protein — protein MKCEHLALTDAPPPQSDEGCQDCLANGRHDWVHLRECLSCGRVGCCDSSPGKHATAHFHATQHPVMKSIEPGETWRWCFVDQVGAQK, from the coding sequence TTGAAGTGTGAACACCTCGCTCTGACCGACGCGCCGCCGCCGCAGAGCGACGAGGGGTGCCAGGACTGCCTCGCCAACGGCCGGCACGACTGGGTGCACCTGCGCGAATGTCTCAGCTGCGGGCGCGTGGGCTGCTGCGACTCGTCACCGGGCAAGCACGCCACCGCGCACTTCCACGCCACCCAGCACCCGGTCATGAAGTCGATCGAGCCGGGCGAGACGTGGCGCTGGTGCTTCGTCGACCAGGTCGGTGCGCAGAAGTGA
- a CDS encoding DUF1707 SHOCT-like domain-containing protein, with product MSDLLPEPVDPRQLRASDSDRERVAEVLRAAASDGRLDLHELDERLGLVYSARTYGELEPLTRDLPLVVATPANTVPDGNVPLSRGGFALMSRFVRRGRWAVGRVFSCLAFWGGGTIDLRDAYFAEGSTRINAFAVMGGVEVIVPEDANVHVTGLAIMGGFDHGANGAGAPGAPTVVVSGFAFWGGVEIKRRASDAEIKRRKLEKKRLKGA from the coding sequence GTGAGCGACCTCCTGCCCGAGCCGGTGGATCCCCGGCAGCTGCGCGCGTCCGACTCCGACCGTGAGCGCGTGGCGGAGGTGTTGCGCGCCGCCGCCTCCGACGGCCGGCTCGACCTGCACGAGCTGGACGAGCGGCTCGGCCTGGTCTACTCGGCCCGCACGTACGGTGAGCTGGAGCCGTTGACCCGGGACCTGCCGCTGGTCGTGGCCACCCCGGCGAACACGGTGCCGGACGGGAACGTGCCGTTGTCCCGCGGCGGTTTCGCGCTGATGAGCCGGTTCGTGCGCCGGGGCCGGTGGGCGGTCGGCCGCGTCTTCTCCTGCCTGGCGTTCTGGGGCGGTGGCACGATCGACCTGCGCGACGCCTACTTCGCCGAGGGCAGCACCCGCATCAACGCGTTCGCGGTCATGGGCGGCGTCGAGGTGATCGTCCCCGAGGACGCGAACGTGCACGTCACCGGCCTGGCCATCATGGGCGGCTTCGACCACGGGGCGAACGGCGCGGGCGCTCCCGGCGCACCGACCGTGGTGGTCAGCGGCTTCGCGTTCTGGGGCGGCGTGGAGATCAAACGCCGCGCGTCGGACGCCGAGATCAAGCGCCGCAAGCTGGAGAAGAAGCGGCTCAAGGGAGCCTAG
- a CDS encoding SAM-dependent methyltransferase, which translates to MDADQLLADAALEASPVVANNAMNRLRGLRGANSYAKELGFDPVERLRARSSVPSWLDLCCGSGRALAEAAAAFGDRDVTLVGVDLVEFFTPAPPGRPLLVADLDLAEVVTGDPGALRRDLRAAGFEYDARRRRIIRRGPGTASLPYRYLGADDRAGAGYTGQPSVRSHYARESG; encoded by the coding sequence GTGGACGCCGATCAGCTGCTGGCCGACGCGGCGCTGGAGGCGTCGCCGGTGGTAGCGAACAATGCGATGAACCGGCTGCGCGGCCTGCGTGGCGCGAACAGCTACGCCAAGGAGCTGGGTTTCGACCCGGTGGAACGGTTGCGCGCGCGTTCGTCCGTACCCTCGTGGCTGGATCTTTGTTGTGGCAGTGGGCGGGCGCTGGCCGAGGCCGCGGCCGCGTTCGGGGACCGTGACGTCACGCTGGTCGGCGTGGACCTGGTGGAGTTCTTCACGCCCGCGCCGCCCGGCCGGCCGTTGCTGGTCGCGGACCTCGATCTGGCCGAGGTGGTGACCGGCGACCCGGGGGCGCTGCGGCGGGATCTGCGGGCGGCGGGATTCGAGTACGACGCGCGGCGCCGGCGCATCATCAGGCGTGGTCCCGGGACGGCGTCGCTGCCCTATCGGTATCTCGGGGCGGACGATCGCGCGGGGGCCGGCTACACCGGGCAGCCCTCGGTGCGGTCGCACTATGCGAGGGAGTCGGGATGA
- a CDS encoding zf-HC2 domain-containing protein yields the protein MSGCETFRDAISARLDGEETGPDDALDRHLDGCAGCRAYADDAALVTRMAGLLGGGGTPFAGVDDSVLDALPAPRRRFLRPPAMPAGTRRALVPALRVLLGLLGAGQFVLGVAQISGIAAVQHLHTGVGGASPNHLLNESAAWNLALGAGFAWIALRRGRPGGILPTLTVFVSVLVLLSASDLFAGRVEPIRLVSHGLVLAGYLVVVALTRRGLDPGEPPAGRTDGRSRWRLPLDAEPDLPAGPQRLRLLPGGATAMTGPAADRRAA from the coding sequence ATGAGCGGCTGTGAGACGTTCCGGGACGCGATCTCCGCGCGCCTCGACGGCGAGGAGACCGGGCCGGACGACGCGCTCGACCGGCACCTGGACGGCTGCGCCGGCTGCCGGGCGTACGCGGACGACGCCGCGCTGGTGACCCGGATGGCCGGCCTGCTCGGCGGTGGCGGTACCCCGTTCGCGGGCGTGGACGACTCGGTGCTGGACGCGCTGCCCGCGCCGCGCCGCCGGTTCCTCCGGCCGCCTGCGATGCCGGCCGGTACCCGGCGGGCGCTGGTCCCGGCGCTGCGCGTGCTGCTCGGCCTGCTCGGCGCCGGCCAGTTCGTGCTGGGGGTCGCGCAGATCTCCGGCATCGCGGCCGTGCAGCACCTGCACACCGGCGTCGGCGGCGCCAGCCCGAACCATCTGCTGAACGAGTCCGCCGCGTGGAACCTCGCGCTCGGCGCGGGCTTCGCCTGGATCGCGCTGCGCCGCGGCCGGCCGGGCGGCATCCTGCCCACGCTGACCGTCTTCGTCTCGGTGCTGGTGCTGCTGTCCGCGAGCGACCTGTTCGCCGGCCGGGTCGAGCCGATCCGCCTGGTCAGCCACGGCCTGGTGCTGGCCGGGTACCTGGTGGTGGTCGCGCTCACCCGCCGCGGCCTGGACCCGGGCGAACCGCCGGCCGGCCGCACCGACGGCCGTTCCCGGTGGCGCCTCCCGCTCGACGCGGAGCCGGACCTCCCGGCCGGCCCGCAGCGCCTCCGTCTGCTGCCCGGCGGCGCCACCGCGATGACCGGCCCGGCCGCCGACCGGCGCGCGGCCTGA
- a CDS encoding sigma-70 family RNA polymerase sigma factor: MHTSGPDEAELTTWALRAGKGDRAAASDFVRATQQGVHRFLAHLVSPGEAEDLAQETYLRAMRALPSFAARSSARTWLLAIARRVAADHIRSVVARPRTAALENWELAADAAAPAADVADGVVLDHLLRGLDPERREAFVATQVLGLSYQEAAEVCGCPIGTIRSRVARAREDLVTALGHRRAAHRATS, translated from the coding sequence ATGCATACCAGCGGGCCGGACGAGGCGGAGCTGACCACCTGGGCGTTGCGCGCCGGCAAGGGCGACCGGGCGGCCGCGTCCGACTTCGTCCGCGCCACCCAGCAGGGCGTGCACCGATTCCTGGCGCACCTGGTCAGCCCCGGCGAGGCGGAGGACCTGGCGCAGGAGACGTACCTACGGGCGATGCGCGCGCTGCCGTCGTTCGCGGCCCGCTCGTCCGCGCGCACCTGGCTGCTGGCGATCGCCCGCCGCGTCGCCGCCGACCACATCCGGTCCGTGGTGGCCCGCCCGCGTACCGCCGCGCTGGAGAACTGGGAGCTGGCCGCGGACGCGGCGGCGCCGGCGGCGGACGTGGCCGACGGCGTGGTCCTCGACCACCTGCTGCGCGGCCTCGACCCGGAGCGGCGCGAGGCGTTCGTGGCCACGCAGGTGCTCGGCCTCAGTTATCAGGAGGCGGCCGAGGTGTGCGGCTGCCCGATCGGCACGATCCGCTCCCGCGTCGCCCGCGCCCGCGAGGACCTGGTCACCGCGCTCGGCCACCGCCGCGCGGCGCACCGGGCCACGAGCTGA
- a CDS encoding GAF domain-containing protein yields the protein MVDTYEYLDSTPAKQARLAAVRRYQLVDRPTEPAYDRIAYIAATIVDTPIASVTMVEENRVWLAACYGLPVREIGAEPGLCASAIGQDGVYVVRNAVKDPRTVAHPLVTGDLGLRFYAAAPIRTRDGFRLGTVNVIDRKPREPDEKHLRSLEYLAEIVADELELRLMAIRGALG from the coding sequence GTGGTCGACACCTACGAGTACCTCGACAGCACCCCTGCGAAGCAGGCAAGACTCGCCGCGGTACGCCGGTATCAGCTGGTCGACCGGCCGACCGAACCCGCCTACGACCGGATCGCATACATCGCGGCGACCATCGTGGACACGCCGATCGCGTCGGTGACGATGGTCGAGGAGAACCGGGTCTGGCTGGCCGCGTGCTACGGACTGCCGGTGCGGGAGATCGGGGCCGAGCCGGGCCTGTGTGCGTCCGCGATCGGCCAGGACGGCGTCTACGTGGTGCGGAACGCGGTGAAGGATCCGCGGACCGTGGCGCACCCGCTGGTCACCGGCGACCTGGGACTGCGGTTCTACGCGGCCGCGCCGATCCGTACCCGCGACGGTTTCCGTCTGGGCACGGTCAACGTGATCGACCGGAAGCCGCGCGAGCCGGACGAGAAGCACCTTCGGTCGCTGGAGTACCTGGCCGAGATCGTGGCGGACGAGCTGGAACTGCGCCTGATGGCGATCCGCGGTGCGCTGGGCTGA
- a CDS encoding YdeI/OmpD-associated family protein — MEFTTEVLLSGKSATGLRVPDEVVAALGAGRKPPVRVTINGYTYRSTVAVMGGVHMLPLSAEHRTGAGVNAGDTVTVGLELDSAPREVAVPDDLAAALAAAPDAKAAFEALSYSRKRALAEPIADAKTAATRARRVAKAIETLRG; from the coding sequence GTGGAATTCACGACGGAAGTGCTTCTGAGCGGGAAGTCGGCGACCGGGCTGCGAGTGCCGGACGAGGTGGTGGCGGCGCTCGGCGCGGGCCGGAAGCCGCCGGTCCGCGTGACGATCAACGGCTATACGTACCGGAGCACGGTCGCGGTCATGGGCGGCGTCCACATGCTGCCGCTGAGCGCCGAGCACCGGACGGGCGCGGGGGTGAACGCCGGTGACACGGTGACGGTCGGCCTGGAACTGGACTCGGCGCCGCGCGAGGTCGCGGTGCCGGACGACCTCGCGGCCGCGCTGGCCGCCGCCCCGGACGCGAAGGCCGCGTTCGAGGCGCTCTCCTACAGCCGGAAACGCGCGCTGGCGGAGCCGATCGCGGACGCGAAGACCGCGGCGACCCGGGCCCGCCGGGTCGCCAAGGCCATCGAGACGCTGCGGGGCTGA
- the tyrS gene encoding tyrosine--tRNA ligase: MTDRNDVPAAGEDLLDDLRWRGLIHDSTDLDELRARLASGPITYYVGFDPTAASLHVGHLVQVLTARRLQLAGHHPLLLVGGATGQIGDPRESSERSLNPPEVVAGWVGKIRDQLSPFMSFTGDNAARMVNNLDWTGPTSVIDFLRDVGKHFPVSKMIARDVVKSRLESGISFTEFSYQLLQANDFHQLHERHGCALQFGGSDQWGNITAGVDFIRRRGGGPVHAFTTPLVTKADGTKFGKSEGGAVWLDGTMTSPYAFYQFWLNADDRDVNKYLRFFSFKSRDELLALEAATAERPFAREAQKALALELTTLVHGADEAQAAILASSALFGRGALDSLPEATLRAALSEAGLVQVKSLGTVASLLKEAGLVSSLNEARRAIGEGGAYVNNERVTDNEATVPEDALLHGRFLVLRRGKKSFAGVELLG; encoded by the coding sequence GTGACGGACCGCAACGACGTCCCGGCCGCGGGCGAGGACCTCCTCGACGACCTGCGGTGGCGGGGCCTGATTCACGACTCGACCGACCTCGACGAGCTGCGCGCGCGACTGGCCTCCGGGCCGATCACGTACTACGTCGGTTTCGACCCGACCGCCGCCAGTCTGCACGTCGGCCACCTGGTGCAGGTGCTCACCGCGCGCCGTCTCCAGCTCGCCGGTCACCACCCGCTGCTGCTGGTCGGCGGCGCGACCGGGCAGATCGGCGACCCGCGCGAGTCGAGCGAGCGCTCGCTGAACCCGCCGGAGGTAGTGGCCGGCTGGGTCGGGAAGATCCGCGACCAGCTGTCCCCGTTCATGAGCTTCACCGGCGACAACGCCGCGCGGATGGTGAACAACCTGGACTGGACCGGCCCGACCTCGGTCATCGATTTCCTGCGCGACGTCGGCAAGCACTTCCCGGTGAGCAAGATGATCGCCCGGGACGTGGTGAAGTCGCGCCTCGAGTCCGGCATCAGCTTCACCGAGTTCAGCTACCAGCTGCTCCAGGCCAACGACTTCCACCAGCTGCACGAGCGGCACGGCTGCGCGCTCCAGTTCGGCGGCTCCGACCAGTGGGGCAACATCACCGCGGGCGTCGACTTCATCCGCCGGCGCGGCGGCGGACCGGTGCACGCGTTCACCACGCCGCTGGTCACCAAGGCGGACGGCACCAAGTTCGGCAAGTCCGAAGGCGGCGCGGTCTGGCTCGACGGCACCATGACCAGCCCGTACGCGTTCTACCAGTTCTGGCTCAACGCCGACGACCGGGACGTGAACAAGTACCTGCGCTTCTTCAGCTTCAAGTCGCGAGACGAACTGCTCGCGTTGGAGGCGGCGACGGCGGAACGTCCGTTTGCGCGGGAGGCGCAGAAGGCGCTGGCGCTGGAGCTGACCACGCTGGTGCACGGTGCCGACGAGGCACAGGCCGCGATTCTCGCGTCGTCCGCGCTGTTCGGCCGCGGTGCACTGGACTCCCTGCCCGAGGCGACGCTGCGCGCGGCACTCTCCGAGGCCGGGTTGGTGCAGGTCAAGTCGCTGGGCACGGTGGCGTCACTGCTGAAGGAGGCCGGCCTGGTGTCGTCGCTCAACGAGGCGCGGCGCGCGATCGGCGAGGGTGGCGCGTACGTGAACAACGAGCGGGTCACCGACAACGAGGCGACCGTGCCCGAGGACGCGCTCCTGCACGGACGTTTCCTGGTCCTGCGCCGGGGTAAAAAATCGTTCGCAGGCGTTGAGCTGCTCGGATAA